The nucleotide window ttaaacaacttcagtctcctttctcctcctcctccttctcctcaaaGTTATATCCGCCCTCAATCTGATAGGCCACTCCTTTCTGAAATCGCTGATTGTGAAAATGTTCCAGTAATTGATATGGGTTGTGAAGATAGAAACCTTTTAGTTCATCAATTTGGTATTTAAGAAGTATACCAAATTGGAGGAATCTGACCAAGAGGATTACATAAGTTAGTGAGCACCTGTATTTCCATCTAATACTTTCAATGTTCGAATCATATGGAAAGTCagttaaaacttcaactctaagaaggctgaagttcgccagttacaaacaaaaacttcgccagttacaaacaaaaacttcagttctagagctgaagttcgacagttacaaaacaaaaacttcagttctagagctgaagtttgtcagttacaaaaacaaaaacttcaactctagagctaaaATTCGCcaattacaaaaacaaaaacttcagctctagagctaaagttcaTCAGTTACTaaacaaaaaacttcagctctagagctaaagttcgccagttacaaaagcAATaacttcagcaattacaaacaaaaacttcaacaaatagagaacaaaacttcaactactatgtttaagttcaacaattacaaacaaaaactttagcacACTTGGTTCAGTACACTTGTAACTTCagtcccgtctactagaatgctgaagttttgcgttaTTGCCTTTGCTatttcagccccgtatgctgaagttatgcgaaaaagtgggtacgcttacaattttttttgcaaagcgggcacaagttaaaacgtgacccaaaaaacgggtatagatgcaaatgcccctcctcaaaagcacttttggcccaaaaaaaaaaGCTTGGTCAGTAGCCTGCCCTCAACTTCAAGAAACCATATTTGTTGGACACAACATTACAGACTTCGCAGGTTTTAAATTTAAgagattcaaaaaaaatataataataataataattattattattattactctctccggttcacaataagtgaccaatttacttttagcacgcccattaagaaaatacaaaattctatataaaaatacctactatgactaaactacccctaattaaacgtttaatgtgaggagtaagaaaactttttagggatatgtacataggggttattttgtaaaaacaaattgaattctttcttgattacataactggtcacttattttgaaccaaaatgaaaaagcaaattggtcacttattgtgaaccgtaGGGAGTATTATACATATCCAATTTATGATTCGAGAAAAGTCACTACTTACACATCCTTGCTAAATGATGATATTGTAAAATGAGGGTTCTTAAAGCAAAAATAACTAGTATTACCAATAAGGAGCCATACAGAAACCAATGATTCCATAGAAAAGAGCACCTATAAGAGTCGAGGAAGATTGCATGTCGAGTAATCGAACCAAGTTGGAATCTAGTGCATCTCTAGGTTTATAATGCATCAATAGAAGGAAGGAATGCACTTCTTTGGTTAGAAGAGTAATATGCAACAAATATTACAACAAGGTGTCCAGAAACTCGCTTAttgtggtgtatgttatttgtggATATAGCTGCGTCCCTTCCAAACCACCAGAAGAGTCAATGCTGAAGTATGTCTGATCTCCTTTAACGAATGCAGAGTATATGAAAACCAACTCCATATTCTCAGGATACGGCATTTCTGCAACAAACAAATTAACCATTCAGGATATAAGATGTACTAGGAAATAGATAGCTTCTCATGCATTATGCTTTCTCAATGATCAATAAGAGAGATGAATATGCATCAGGCATCTAGCAATAACAGCTCACATTGTAAATTATCTGTAAAGAATTTATGCAGATGTATTTGTAGGGCTCTTGATCAACCAAAGTCGGCCTTCATACTGCCTACTTTTCATTGTTCTCAAGGCTATGCTGAACAAAAAAGAGGAGAATTACTGCTCAGCTGGAATTGAGGATTGTCAGGCAAGGAAAAGCAGCTAAAATTGAGTCGATTGGACTATGTCTTGCAGGGTGGCATCGACCCCCACCCTCGGATATTTTGGCCCCCGAAATGGACTATGATAAGTATCTCTACTTGTAAAATAAAGCTGCAAAATTAGCTTTATCCTGTTTATCACAATTCCAAATTGACAAATTTAGGTGCCTTGACAGTTTCTGAGATGGTGGATAAGGAGTTTGAAAATCTTCTTTCAAATGCAAAGATGTATGATGAGCACTTTTTTATAGAGCCAGCAAAGAGTATTTGTGATTACACCAGTATGCACAACATACTAAATTTTAAAGGACAAACCTCTGATTTTCTTCAGGAGTTCATCTTCGGTGATGTAATTCCTTTTTAGCGTCTTCCCAATTTTCCCTTCCCAAATATCTACTAGCTCATTCATGGAATAGACATTTCCTGGTGGCCTCATATAAATATTTGATACATTATAAGAAATATTATATTCCTGTTTGAGACAGCTGTTCAAATACAGAAAAGATGTTATAAGTTGTCTCATGACAAAGACTGTAATCACGGGAACACATCAACAGATAGCAGACTTAAAAAGATGAGTAGATAATTGCTTATTAAATAGAGACAGAACAATATAGCTAAATTAACAACATTGCATGCAGCTTCTGCGCTTTAAGTTACACCAAATTGCAAATCTTGAAACGTGAAGGGCACTTAAATTAGGGTTGGAGAGAAATATAGATAAAGATAACAGTTACAAAAGAATTGATGGCAATCAAATGTAGACGTATAGTTTAAACGTGATCCATAAAGAGGAAGGAGAAAAGGTTTTTGATTTCTTCTAAGAGGGACTGCATATAGAAGGGTAGAATACAACAACGACAAACCCGGTATAATatcacaagtggggtttgggaagatatgtacgcagaccttatccctacctagAAGGTAGAGAGGTCGTTTCCTGTAGACGCATATAGAAGGGTAGAATACAGATTAAAAAGAGCCTAAattaaatacatataaatattttatacattATAAGAAATATTATATTCCTGTTTGAGACAGCTGTTCAGATACAGAAAAGATGTTATAAGTAATCTCATGACAAAGACTGTAATCACAGGAACACATCCACAGATAGCAAACTTAAAAAGATGAGTAGATAATTGCTTATTAAATGAAGACTGAACAACATAGCTAAATTAACAACATTGCATGCAGCTTCTGAGCTTTAATTTACCCCAAATTGCAAATCTTGAAACGGGAAGGGCACATAAATTAGGGTTGCATTCTTCATATGCATGAAATGGAATGAGGAACGCAACTCATTCAACATTCGAATCTCATATTTCTACCATAAGAACAGCATAAGGGGTACTATACTCATAGAAACTGAGGCAGTGCCAAGTAGTGAAGCTCAAAGCTCACCAAGTTAATCTAATACAACTGGGACGGATCAATCATCTGACCTTTGGCAGTTCCATCACCGAATATGCTGACTTCATCTCTTGGAGGGTTTTTCCGGCCCGGTTGAACAAGTGACAGTAGAAAAAAACTTGTAAAGAAGTTGCAACAGACATAGGTGTAAGGAATGCCTTCAGCTTCAATAAGACGCCTAATCTCAGATTTTCTTGAGTAGAAGTTGTGATCCAAATCGGAAATTCGAGTTCTGTCAGGATCTGACCCAAATTCTGAAGGGAGGAACCGCTGCAAAAAGGCACATCTTAAGTACAGAAAAAGGCAAGTGCATCAACACTATCTAGGTTCAACTAGATTTGCATATGACATTATCAAGAACTTGGAATAAGAAAGAGCAGTTTTTTCTTTTACAGGATGTTTGTGATTCGACAATTATCTATAAGATTAGTATTGCCTAATATTAATGAATCAGCAACATCTCATTTTCAAATTAGTTGGGATCAGCTGTATGAATTCGTATAGATATTCTGTTCATTGAACTCCATTCAGGCCTACAATATCCTCACATCAATCCAGAaatggaaaggaaaaaaaagaacaagAGGTCAATCAAATTAGCACTACCAGAGAACATATTTAAAATCTCAGGTTAGTAGGATGATTAGATTTATGAGCCCAATAGAAtgatcaaataagacctaaattGTTGGCAGAGCCAGCTCTCTGCTGAGACATTTGTAGCAGACAAAACCAACTATGTAAAAAGGAAAGTTAAATGAAAAGTGCAGTCATATAAAAGAAGGAAACGTAACACAGACTATGACCTTAATGCAACCAGCACGCTTGATAGCAGAAACCAGAAGCTTTTGTTCAAGGACTTGCTTAGATGAAACAGCACAAATTACCACATCAACTTGCTTGAGTGCTTCAACCAGGATATCTTCGTCTTGCAGCGACCCCTATAAGGAAGATCCAGTATTTCAATTCAGTCCACACAGAGTACCATTGCACCTACTCTACATTTGATACAACTTACTTTCTTTCTATTGATGAGGACAAATTAAACTTTCTTTCTTAGAGAAGATAACAAATTATACTTTCTTTCTTTGATTAAACTTTTTTATCTACACAAATTACACTTTATGGTACATTTTATGTTGTAAGGGGTCATTTGTTCAGGTACTAGTTACGCGAGAATTTTAATGTAGGATTTGCCATACTGATAAACAATAATTTAGGAAATTGTTAAAGGTTAATAATAATGTAGGGATTGTTGTGTGGTGAATACTAATATGTAGAATGTTATGCAATGATTACCTATTTTAAGGGCATTTTGATTTTTAGATACTCTTATCCACGCATTGCCAACACATGTATTCATTTTGCATATTGTATCGCGCATAAAATAATACATGGTATTACGTTCAACACCACCAACCAAACATGCATTAGCGTTGGGGATATTACTATTTCTTATGCCGCAAACCAATTGCTGCactaattatgcatatattagaTTTCTTATTAGGCCAGGCTAACTTTGAAGTATGAGTTATGTGTAATTTCATATAGGGATAGTCTTTACTAATGCGCAGGGGTGGATGTAGGGTAGTTGATACGGGTTTCGAACCCATAATCGAATGGACTTCTTCGTACTCGAAGCCATAAAGTTCAAATTTTGGATCTGCCTATGCTAATGTAGCTAATGAAACATAAACTTGACACACATTGACAATTCTTTTAGAACTAAAGAGAGTACTTTTAAAGAATTTTAAGTACGTATAATTAACTAGGAAAAGGGTGGGCGAATCTGATCATAATCTTTGAGGAAGGCGGGGAAGTACCTTGATGAGTGTAACGCCAGCGCCAGAAAGGAAATGAAGCTTTTGGGATTTATGGGGGTCGGAAAATGCTGAGTCTCTGACGAGTCCGAATGTGGGATGCAAGGAGTTGAGGCTGGCCTTTGCCAGTTCAAACCCTAGACGGCCTGTTACTCCGATTATCAGTATTTTGCTCTTTTCTGACTCCATTTGCCGCCGGCTGCAGGCGCACGTGAACTGAGAGTTGAATATGACTCACGAAGAAGGGAGAGAAGACTGTATTAGCTAAAATAGGAGCAGAAATGTTTAAAATTATATGAAAAAGAGTTTTTGGTTTTTGCAAAAGAGAAAAATCTCGAAATCAGCTATCTGGCAACAACATGAAACTCCATTTTTTAAGACAAAATTAGTCTCCCTCTCCGCTGGCCCAACTAAATTGGGCCAATATATTACCTTTTTACTCGATTTGGCCTACTTTATAGGCCTCTTATCACTAGTTGCCTCTCTCCCCTGGCCACCAATACACTCGATCCTTCTAGCAATCTCCATCACCTGGGAAAATATAGTCTCAGCCTCGGCCTCTCTAGCCATGTGAAGTATAATGTCATAAGTAAGCCCTTCGATGAACCTCCATACCTTCTCCCTCTCAGGAAGGATCAGGATAGCTGCATGGTGAAACAAATCAACAAACCTCGTCTTATATTGGGTGACTATCTTATTACCCTGCTGCAAATGCTTAAGCTAACTACGTAGGTTATTCATAAACTTCTCTAAGAAAAGCTGTGAAAACTGAGCCAAAGTAAGAGGAGGTGACCCTACTGGTTCACTTTGCTCATAGATCTACCACCACCTCTTTGCTAATCCCTACATCCGGAAGAAAGTAAAGTCAAACCCCATTGGACTCTACCAGTCCCAAGTTGCGCAAAATCTCATGACACCGGTCTAACAACTTGTTAGGATCGAAAAACtaggtggtatcagagcgaggttcaagacaggttcatcttggcgggttcagttctagccgcaacatatttgacgatattcgtgatttttgtctgagaaatttgaccggtgtgctacgcacgttgagacaaactttgtggtggagatttggagatgcaacctgttgaaggctatgtgaagaaggtggatcaagtttattttgtcagaaaattccgGCCAAGGGGGAAaattgttaggtgtttgccataattttcttaacatatttgattttcctatttgttgaaggaaagggcaatataattaccttaactggttttcctttttgtagaaggaaattataattctcctatacttggctagtcctttttcttgtaggaaaaggtttggacttctataaattgaggatccgtccttctcattcagcagcatccacaatgtagtcatatggggtttgagagtcgtgtttaggggaagaactttacgggacaaatgttagtgtgtcacttgtttTTGCCttttcgtgaggttgttctctcgatattttgtactctttttttatatagtggagctttttggatctttgtgatcccgtggtttttaccttcgatttgaagggttttccacgttaaaatttggtgttctttatcttctttattttcgggtttgcctCTTCCTCGACATAACAGTGGTATCTTGAAGGGTGTTCTTCTTGAAGGGTTtaccttctttattttttatatagtggattgctcatctccgttgTGGACGTAagtcagttgaccgaaccacgttaaatgtttgtgcctcttttggtatatttcttttTGTTGTATGATTTATTGTCGCTCAAGGTTTGCTTTGCTAGCTTCCGTATGACACCTGATTTTTCGGCCCTAACACAACTCCTGATCATCCTCCGAAGGAACACTGCTGAAATGAGGAGGGTGCAATTTCTAAAACTTGCCCATCCTCTTCAGCTCAAATTTCGGACAAATCATACGTACGATAGGCACAGTTCAAGAAGAAGGTAACAGGCATGATGTTCAAATAACCAGATCAAAGCATGTACAAATGCATCTAGTCCGCATATCAACAACATATACACTAAGTAACTTAACTCATGTACTTTTACATGATCACAAAGGAACTATATGATAAAGACCATTTTCTCAGCAATCTTTAATAGCTTTTATATGAATACACCAACATGAGTATATGACACATGtggatttcctttctttttattctGTATCGTGTGTTTGATTCATCCAGAACAATAAAAAAAGGGAGTTCAATAGAGCTGGTACTTGTTGTTTGATTCGCTTTGTTGGTTTGAATCTCAATTGATGATATCCAAATTTGGAGTTGAAGTTTTCGAGATCGTGATTATTTATTGGCTGAACACATCTGGGTAACTCCATTGAAGGATTTTAGGATCTTGAAGTTGAACTCGGATCTGAAAATCTTACTCTATAGTTGAAAGACATGAAAGAAGAATTTAACATCCCCTATTTGTTCCATTCTCAACCGGTTAGTCGGTTGGCCAGGATGCTTTGATTTATCGGGTCGATCGCAGTAATCAAGTGTGCTGGACAACACGGCATTCTCGTTTAAATTGTACCAACGACTAGAGATTGGATTACTACTAGATAGAAGAATGACTATAGGCACGAAACATACTTTTGATCCTTGGTTCGCTAGCTGACTTGCCAACACTTGAATTCTCGAACTCTAAGAGCGGATTTCAAAAATTTGTTCACATCTAATTCGACAGCATCTATTCACTTTTCACACTTTGGAAGTTTGCCACTGACTCGATGGACAAACTCAAGGAACTACTTTACCTCTAGATTGACTTGGATCACATCATCCCAAACTTTTGGTTATACATCGTATAGCTTTTTAGTGTTGTGAGTGTCAGTCTTCTATCATTTGTCTAGTAGTCATTGGGTGAAGTTTATcgttttagtatattttttccCTTTCTTAGGTGGTGGTTTTTCTAACTTtcttatctatttatattagtATCTTTTGATTATTAGAGTGTAATCTCCATTTTTGCTTATCGATTAAGTTTGACTCCAGATTTGAGACCAGTTATTGGATTAGTACATGCCAATAGTAGTCATCGACTTTCAGAGAAATCGACTAAATGCGCAAGATATGACACTATCCGactagatctgcacaaaagaacAATATATATCATCGGAGAAAAGACTTTCCAGCTAAATTTTGCTAGTTTGGACTTAATTTTTGTTGGTGCTGAAATGAGGCATGATGGTGGATAAAAGGCATACTCTAGTGTAAATATTATATGAACAATGTTTATACACACTTATATAATATTATACAATTATGTATACGTGTGTATAAATGCGTACAATTATGtataatattatataattatatttttttagcgTGTAAGAGTGTATATATATTGTTAGGCTTTTTTTATGTGAATAATTTAGTGGTGAAAGGGAGGTGTGATAGTAGCTGAAAAGTATCTTTCTAGTGTAAATACGTATACTagtatgtttatatatatatatacatactagtCTTAGTGTACGCGCGTTGCGCATGTATTCTTTctattgaaaataaaaaatttaaaactaacataaataatatttaaattaaagatgtaCACTACTAGAATTCcgaaaaaaagcgaccaaactttagcgaccaaagttggtctgtcaagaaaagcgaccaaagttggtcgctaaattggcgaaaataataaaataattatttgatatagattagcgaccaaggttggtcgctacttggtcgctaatttcgtcaaaatattgaccagactagtcagacttgcttggtcaaaggtatactgagattagcgaccaacgttggtcgctacagggggacccacttataaaattataatagttataatattatataaaaaaattataaaatataaataaatataacttaaattagtgaccaaagttggtcgctaattaaggggtaagcagatagcgaccaactttggtcgctaaaatgggacctagttataaaattttaataattatatttttatttaaaaaaattataaaatataaaaaaaatataattcaaatttagcgaccaaagttggtcgcttaaaaaaatagagaccaactttggtcgctaatctgggacccagttctaatgtttaacaattatattattattttaaatattatataaaatataaataaatctgatttaaatttagcgaccaactttggttgctaatttaaatttatgtatatttagcgaccaaagttggtctcttttcaggtcaacaatggtcaaaattaaaaatcacttttgtatatatatatatatatattaacaatgaATTAAAACGTCTcaactgtgtgtgtgtgtgtgtgtgtgtgtgtatatatatatatatatatatatatatatatatatatatatatatatatatatatatatatatatatatatatatatatatatatatatataaaagctatattcgatataatattagctaatgcactaatacttagtgcatagtatagtatagtatatatatactaagtgtattatataatacactatactatatatatagtatagtttattatacatcaaggtatattcgatatatatagtataatatagtatatagtatataagctctctctctctctctctctctctctctctcgtgcgtgtgtgtctatatatatatatatatatataagaacatgaagcgctcggaacacagggacgggttcttttaggtattgatacacttgtaaattgatttatcgacttataacccactcatatgcatatatatatatatatataaaagctatattcgatataatattagctaatgtactaatacttagtgcatagtatatatatatatatatatatatatatatatatatatatataagctatattcgatataatattagctaatgcactaatacttagtgcatagtatagtatagtatatatatactaagtgtattatataatacactatactatatatatagtatagtttattatacatcaaggtatattcgatatatatagtataatatagtatatagtatataagctctctctctctctctctctctctctctctctctctctctatatatatatatatatatatatatatatatattgtgacgacccgacccgtcgtctcataggttaccgctccgtttttcccattcccagcttctttatgctttattatccgtatcttatgtgatcgagttggtttggagtggttttgataagaaatgagacacttagtctcttttaagaaggcttaagttggaaaagtcaaccggacgttgacttatgagttagagggctcggatgtgaattctgatggttcggttagctccaggaggtgatttgtgacttaggagtgtgatcggaagtggttttggaggtccggtgtagaattaggcttgaattggcgaagtcagTATTTTGGTGAATTctggttgataggtaagattttgattcgagggttagaatggaattccgagagttgttgtagcttcgttatgtcatttctTATGTgggtgcaaaatttcaggttattcggacatcatttggtcgggtttttgatcgaaagtgtatttcagaagtttttggaaacttaggcttgaattcgatgagttttgggcaatttgatgttgtttgaggtgttttgatgattggaacaggtttgaatgatgttatgagttatgttggcatgtttggtcggggtcccatgaggctcggatatgttttggaagagtttttggaagattttggcgtTTCGATTatgagcatgtaatgatccaaaggtccatttttagttctagagattaaaatttgattttgagactttcagaaatataataatgaattataggagtgatctggaaagtttggtctaatttcatcaagtcgcgattgggttttgacgcgaaacatgagttaattatttaacgagcgaaatgaactaagcaaatgagctccgaattgagttttgactgaagggctatgttcgtattattatttgtgactcataggaacaagaatcatcgaattccgaggtcccaggcccgagaaatgaatttttgagtaaaattgctttctgaaaatatttaaggaaaatggaaaatttcatgttttatgaaatttgaaagaattcttggattttaaagcttaattcgtggtatatgacgttattttggtgatttgatcgcacggttaagttcataggatgttgttgagttagtgtatgtgtttggttaggagccacgagggctcgggagtgtttcggcggtgtctcagagtgatttcggacttaggaaaattggagaaaattgcagaaatagtaccccGTGTACAGTACCCTGTGAACAGTACCGTGtatagtaccccgtgaacagtaccgtgaacagtaccccgtgaacagtaacaCGCGTGAACAGTAACACACGTGAACAGTAGCCGAAAATTCTGGACAGTGTAGAGAAAGAGCAGtccaattttcttttattttttggacttTCAAGCTCGGATTCTGGGCAATTTTGAGCGAGAAGTTATGGGaattcttggggtaagtgttcttgactctcttgtgattatattccatgaataaatcttcatttttggctttagattattgatatttgaagagaaatggatgattttctaaaattccctaaagatgaatttttaagatttgaaagccaatccgatatcggattttggtaaaatttgtatggttagactcgtggcgagacaaggaatccgatgatgttaattttttgatttttcgagacgtgggcccggggctcgggttttgtcaaattcgtgaactttgatatttttcgattgctttcgattgggtattgtctctttagcataatgcgacatattcattgtgattttgggcagattcgtcgcacgaggagggtaatttgagaggcaagggcatagcgagctagactttgaccgtcttgaggtagtaattgatgtaaatgatgtcctgaggatttgaaaccccgaaatttcacatcgtaacgctatattgaggtgacttgcacgccggataacgggcgtggggtagagaaccattggggattgtgacttggtccgtcccgagagatgtttgtaccgtattttctacttgaactaaattgagaatcatccttacttagatttaattgttacatttgggcttcttgccaattatttgaatccttcagggattgatatcactgctttcgcatattttgcatatcatttgacctcagtccaaggttttaaatactgttttgcaaactcaaccatctttctaagatttaaaaacttaaatgatatttctaaatgatatttcgggctgagatctactgttttacaaatgcccaaggggcttatgatgatttctggactgagcatggatcgggctgtgcgccgcaacaatgttatattgatattgaggccgagagcttggttgattacattgatattgaggccgagagcctggttgattacattgatattgaggccgagagcctaggtgattatactgagattgatatgaggccgagggcctagatttgatgccacgagatggcttgatattgcgtttgggctgtaggagcccctccggagtctgcacacaccctcagtgagcgccgtcgacaataaataaatggatggctcgggctgcacgccttagtgggtactagagtgtaccatcatacgcattgcattgcactcatgcatttgtttttatctgttatacatgtctcagtatttggtactctgacttaattgacttattgcttcactatttgttgttctaaactgccagttatagtttactttgtatttttccatgatttcttattctcagcctttatttatgtttattactcactgggtcggagtactcacattactccctgcaccttgcatgcagatccaggtacaccacaggctaagTGAAGAATTGTTTAGCTGAGaaggcagtatccgggagtattgaggtagctgcatggcattcgcagccttgatctctcccctctatctctatcttttattccgtatttttcctagacagacttgtaataggtggatattctgtattagaggctcatattcgtgacaccggattctattg belongs to Nicotiana tabacum cultivar K326 chromosome 6, ASM71507v2, whole genome shotgun sequence and includes:
- the LOC107796968 gene encoding putative pinoresinol-lariciresinol reductase 3, with protein sequence MESEKSKILIIGVTGRLGFELAKASLNSLHPTFGLVRDSAFSDPHKSQKLHFLSGAGVTLIKGSLQDEDILVEALKQVDVVICAVSSKQVLEQKLLVSAIKRAGCIKRFLPSEFGSDPDRTRISDLDHNFYSRKSEIRRLIEAEGIPYTYVCCNFFTSFFLLSLVQPGRKNPPRDEVSIFGDGTAKGQMIDPSQFCLKQEYNISYNVSNIYMRPPGNVYSMNELVDIWEGKIGKTLKRNYITEDELLKKIREMPYPENMELVFIYSAFVKGDQTYFSIDSSGGLEGTQLYPQITYTTISEFLDTLL